A window of Rosa rugosa chromosome 7, drRosRugo1.1, whole genome shotgun sequence genomic DNA:
TAACTTAAAACGTTTGGTATTAGTGATTGTCAAACAGGTTGTAACCTACATATATTTTACACTTTTTGGATACCTAAACTCTTACTCGATCTCTACATCTAAAAACGAAAGACCCTACACCAAGCCCTCATCAGCATCATCGATCCTTGAAATTCCTTCCTTGAAGCTAGCTAGTAATgatttaattaatcaattaatcTGTTAGTGACTTGTGATTGCATCCATAATCACTAATTCTAGCTAACACTCATTTAAGTCTACTTAAAAACCATTTTTTTTAGGAGTCTACTTAAAAACCATTGAATAAAAGAAACTTAACTTTGCTTATCATTGGAGCTAGCTAAGGTGGTAGTTGCAGAAAACCAAGTAGTAGTCCTCTTTTACGTATGCTCAAGTTGAAGCTCAGTTCGTTTCCTACTTCCTTTATTTGCAATCTTTATTCGGGTCTCGATCCCCACAATTATTTTATCTTTGAAACTAAGAAATTTAATTTCACCATATCTTTTCCATCACCAACTCATTGCTTGCAGAGGTGCACGTCGACCTTCACTGTTTTAAGTTCTTCATGAACAACGTTCTCGATCATCTGAAAGACATTCGTTGGAGATTTTGGTGTAGAATCTACATGTCCTATTTTCCAGGTCTTTGGAAAGTGATGGACCATCAATCTATGAGAGTGACTAATATCTGTTTAATTTGATGTGATCATGTGAATCTCAAGTTTAATCAAAGGCTTTAGAAATGATGTGGACGATGTGACTGTGTGGTCAATACTACTCACTTTTTGGTCAAAACAAGATCTAGGGAAGGGATTGCATCAAATCAGATTCTTTAGGTAATGCTCAGCTCAGCTAGCTAGGACCCAGAATTTATATAACATGCAAAATTATCATAGCATGTTTAATTATTGAAATGTAATCAATACGAGTTTTTAAGATGAATAAATTGTTGTGGATGCCCTCATTAATTATTTATTGAAGACCAAACGAGGCCAAACAAGTTTGTGGgtcttaattttttatttaattggttCAATGTTTTAGtatattgttttttgttgtttcttctAAGGACTTTTGACTTCATGTCCCTCTTTAACTGTTATAATTTTTATTCAATAAGAAAAATTTgatctgccaaaaaaaaaaaaaaaaaaaaaaacttatttggTCTATCCTGGAATGATATTTGCCTTATAATTGTATTTGTTCTCTTTGTCTTAGAGGTAACTTTGGGTTCCGATACCTCAAATGTCATTTAAACCAATAAAAGAATATAGATAAATATATAACagtgaaaaattgaaattgtatAAATAGATatttagggctagtttgggattgctgtgacttttaaaaaaaaaactgctactgttgtgttgtgagaataatcagctgtgaattaaaacagtttcgtgtttggtaaataatatttttaaaagtgctgtcagtacataaaacaactgcagagtgtgttttgatccacagcagcttctaaaagtaACCTTTAGGCTGCTtttaaaatctgctgccagtgacctataactttcaattaaaactgctttttatttatttaccaaacacaataaaatctaaaattaaagctgatttttttaaaagcgaagcaatcccaaacggtgCCTTAGAGTGTGTTAATAACAACGCAGTCAATGACACTTTATTGATATGTACAttgcaaaacaaaataaaatttttgATGAGTAGACCTCGTTATTAGTCATTAGTGGGGTTGTTAGTTGATCAACATGATATCTGGTCAATCCATGGGGTCGTTAGTTAGATGTTGGtcataagagcaactccaacaagttccccatatatattttaatttttctctattttagagaaGAATGAGCCTTTTTTgctcttagagcaactccaacagcttccctataatttctgtataaaaaggaagcaaaagttaaagctttagcatctttttattctccaactccaacagattccctattttacaataatctctaaaatctccatattcttccttaaaattttagagattgttgtaaatatagggaatttggttttctctttcctcactttccttaAAATAGggaaagttatagggaatctattggagcaaaagaggctttttttttcctaaagtggagaaaaatcaaaatatggggaagctgttggagttgctcttaacatattccctataactatccccattttagggatagtgaggaaagagaaaacaaaattccctaaatttacagcaatctctaaaacttaaaaaaagaattatgaagattttagaaattggtataaaataaagaatatgtTGGAGTTAGTAAAGAAAAAGAGGAATCTGGTTTGAATGGAGTCACCGGTCGATATATGTAGTCAATTATATATTCATAGGTGGAATCACTTGAGAGGAAGGTAGCTGGAGCCTGGAGGAGTCTCTGGTTTGGGTTGGGTGATGATAATGTAGTCATTGATGTAGTCTTTAATAGGTCTCAATTTGTTTTCAACACCAAACTTACCATCTATGAAACTATATTTAATgcattcttttattttctcaaaTATATAAAGGATAAAGTCTTATGATCTCCATTTTAATGTAAATAAATGAACCAACTAGTTGTTGAACTTTGCCAAATTTCATAATGTCACGTAAAGAGTTGCATCATATTTTCCTTTACTACTACTTATTTTCACGTTCACAACTTCACATAATAGAGCAAAGAAAAGGAAAGGGCCAATCTTATATTATTAAAATCATATTCCCCCATACAAGCTTACGTTTCCTTTCGGTTCTCTACCAGATAACAATCACCAAAGTGACCAAACACAGACACAATTATTATTTCCATGTACTTTCAAAGCCTGCATGTTTTGGTTTCCTTTTAGGGTAATCGATTCAAACCACCAACCTCTTTTATTCATCAGAAATGACCCACCTGAGGTCTACACATCTCCCTCCCACACCCACTCCGATTTATCCCAGCAACGTTCCCCATCCTTCTCCATTAccgcaaaaaaaaatatataaaaaaagaagaatttcgGGCATGCCAACCCGAAATTGAAGAAAACAGTCATGGAAAACAAAACAAGCATAGTAATATATACCGTGAAAACCAAACCATCGTGTAATGATTATCAAACTGCCTGAAACCTAAGCGCAAACTTGAGTTCTGGGCAGCATATTGAACAGAGAATCGAGATCAGGCGGCTGGAAGTAGCCGTTCTTCGGCGGGTCCCTCTTGTTTTGATCCCCGGCCACTTTCTTCCTCGGCGCCGGCGGACACATGGACGACTCAGGTATCCGACACTCGCGGCGCTTCGGCGTCGTGCAGTCCTCGTCGCATCGCTCCATTCTCAGCCGTCGATCGCAGTCGCAAAGAGACTGTAGTGATTGGAGTAGGGGATGAGCGCGGTTTATATAAACGAGTTGGAGGAATTTGAAAAATTGGAATGTGTGGAATTGTGTGGTGGGGGTGCATGACAGCTAAGGGTGAGCCGGGCGGGGGGCGACGTGGCGGGAGGTTAGTGGTGGATTATGTCCACGTGGTGTTTCTGGTCCAGAATGGTTTactgtttttctatttttttattggttTTGAAATTGGAGAGGCGCGAACTTTGGGTGGGTATTGCGCGGGAAAATTAGATTGTTTTGAACGTTAGGCGCATAGTCGTTCTCTTGAATTATGTCATGAAACGAAAAACCACTTGGTCGAGCTGTCTAGTCTGGAACCCCAAAATCTagagttcgaatcccagctccatcccgtggccaacagatttgagggacctgggttagttaaaacactcaatggttcgtgcgtctgcggtgcagtgattagtctggctatgctgggatacactacatgggtgtgtgtgttggttctattgacgtcttccactcaaaaaaaaaaaaaaaaatgtcatgaAACGAAAGTTTCCTCTGCTAAAATGGGCCAGTTTCAATTTGATTCGGTACGAAGATGGGCTTCATCTGACAGTTATGGACAATGAAGCCGAATTTGAATTGGGCTCTAGTTTGTGGATTGTAATTGATCAAAATATATAATAAAGCTAGCCAGATCTTCTTCCAGTTTCAacttctctcaaaaaaaaaaaaacttcggTCAAAATATATAATTGGCTCTATGATTGCATGGCACGCTCGATGGCCATTTTTGATGGATGACCTACGTGCTTTATATTATGCTGCCTTGTAGTTAGAGCATGTTTTAATAGAAGTAAATAAGAAGTAAAGCGCGCGTCCTACGTAAAGCACCACGCCCACAACAGGTGGAGAATCTATGCCAATCTTTGTCGGTCGGATATCTATCCCTCCATCCACATTCGTCATTGATAGATAGTCCAACGCCTTATAAAATTCATAGAGGTGTGATTTTTTTTCATCCATCTTCTTCTAGTTTCTTCAACTAATCAAAGCTGTCTGTTCTTTTTCTTGACTCTTGATCGACTCTCTTGAGTAGAAATCCATGGCTGAGTTTCTTACTTTTGCTGCCCAGGAACTACTGAAGAAAGTGGCTTCACTTGCCACTCAAGAGTTCACTCTTTTATGGGGATTCAAGGGAGAATTAGCAAATCTGCGTGAGTCGCTGCTCTTTCTTGAGGTTGTGCTACGGGATGCTGATCGAACGGAAGCGACAAGATCTGGCCGAGGCTATGAAGCTCTGGTTGGAGAAGCTTGAAGAGATAGCTCATCTGGCCGATGATGTATTGGATGACTACGGATATGAGCTTCTTCGGCGTAAGGTGGAACTACGGAACCAGATGAAGAAAAAGGTGCTAAACTTTTTTTCCCTCTCCAATCCCATCTTTTTTCGTGTTAAAATGGCACATAAAATTAAGAAAATCAACACATCTTTGGAGGATTAATTTGGGTAAAAAAGCAAGTGGTTTGGGGTTTGTTGCTAGGCCTTTCTTAGAGCCAAGAAGCTCCCATGATAGAAGAATTGATAGGGAAACCTACTCTGACTTCAAAAAAGATGAAACCAATATTATTGGGAGGAAAGATGTTGTGGAAGATATAGTGAAAACCTTgacaaaatcaaacaacaatCAGATAAATGATCTTTCAGTTCTGGCCATCGTGGGACTGGGAGGACTTGGGAAGACCACTTTAGCTAAATCTATATATCATCATGATAAGATACAACAACACTTTCAAGAATAGATGTGGGTTTGTGTGTCTACCCCTTTTGAAGTCAACTCGATTTTAAAGGGGATCTTCGAGAATCTTAATCCTAAACACGCTGTAATACAAGCTATAGATGCAATATTGGGAATCCTCAAAAAAGATTTGAAAGAGAAAAGATATCTTCTTGTGCTTGATCATGTTCGGAATGAAGATGCTCAAAAATGGGAAGAACTGATCAGTTGTTTGTTATACATCAATGATACCCAAGGAAGCAGCATCCTTGTCACTACCCGCAACGACAAAGTTGCAAAAATGGTGGAGACCCTTCCTAGACGTGAATTGAAAAAACTATCAGATGATGAATGTTGGCTCATATTGAAGGACAGAGCAATTCCAGTTGGGAATGCTCTTGTAGTTGGAGATCAGGAGAAAATTGGAAGGGAGATTGCTAAAAAGTGTGGAGGTGTACCATTAGTAGCACATGTATGTAAATTATATCATTGAACAATTCAAAGTTTTAGTTTTCATGCTTTCTACTTATTCTTATTAATTGATAAtaaaatttctaaaaataaaaGAGCAAGAGgaagaatcatgcaaaccaccctatgcaaaatttcagccaaattgataatcgttaaggcattgataactgtcttaaagctagtacggttcaagttggacatattcagttcgtccattggtttaaacgagttagataccttaaagatcatcaatttggctgaaattttgcagagatgatctatacattagtacctaaaaactgaacggtcgacatgtggatatgcgaccgaaaagtgaccctaaaccctaacctcgctctgaaatttcaaagcgaggcatcgctctggataggatctgtatatatatatataaccggTGCGGATATCTACACCTAAGTAAAAAGGTACAAATTTTCATATTTGACCCACTTTttgttcatattttcacatcttaaccgttcagtttttaggtcctaatgtatagatcatctctacaaaatttcagccaaattgatgatcgttaaggcattcaaaactgcaatttacgcgaacgaaccgaatttgtcgaaccggaaccgttcgtgtataTAATGGttaattgcagttttgaatgccttaacgatcatcaatttggctgaaaatttgtagagacgatctatacattaggacctaaaaattgaacggttaagatgtgaaaatatgatcgaaaagtgggtaaaaactgaaaatccgtacctaagaaaaactgcgaacgtccgcagtggagaagctctgtgtgtgtgtgtgtgtatatatatatatatagaattattctcaggtgcggacgtccgtaccgaattttcagtacggatttcctgttttcgaccaatttcgggccacatttttacatcttaaccgttcagtttttaggtcttagtgtatagatcacctctacaaaatttcagccaatttggtgatcgttaaggcatccaaaactacaTTTTACAcaaacggaccgaatctgtagAACCGGAActgttcgtatttataatggtaaattgcagttttggatgccttaacgatcaccaaattggctgaaattttgcagaggtgatctatacactaggacctaaaaactgaacggttaaaatgtaaaaatgtggccggaaagtggtcgaaaacaggaaatctgtACCGTCCGCTCgatacggacgtccgcacctgagacggactatatatatatatatatatatatctatatatatatatatatatatatacagcccttTTTGGCTGCGGACGTCCGTTCCTAAGataaggaacggatttccagttttgacccacttttcgatcacattttcacatcttaaccgttcagtttttaggtaattTTATTGGTGCGAATcagaagaaaaacaataaaatagaagaatacaaaaattaaaaaaattaaagaaaccaaaaataaaagagaagaataaaaaaaaattaaaaaaattagtaattttattggtgcaaatcagaagaaaaaaataagagagaagaataaaaacaattaaaaaaattaaagaaagacaAAGTCAGAGCTATAATAGTAATTTTATCCTTAAAATAGGGAGTTAACGGCACAATTTAACGGAGTCTAACAAAATTGACTTATTGGGTGTAAAACTGAAAGAACAGGGAGTAAACATGTCAAATTAAAAAGtgagggactgaagtgtttttttagcaaaagttcagggactaaacaatatttagccaatgacatatatatatatgacatatatatatatatatacagatcctatccagagcggagctccgctttgaaaattaacgtgtgaagttcgagtttttcgTCACTTTtctgtcgcatatccacatctcgaccgttcagtttttaggtactagtgtatagatcgtctctgcaaattttcagccaaaatgatgatcgctaaagcattgataattgccttaaagctagtacggttcaggttgatagattcagtccgtccattggtttaagcgagtaaGATatcttaacgataatc
This region includes:
- the LOC133723865 gene encoding cyclin-dependent protein kinase inhibitor SMR4, producing MERCDEDCTTPKRRECRIPESSMCPPAPRKKVAGDQNKRDPPKNGYFQPPDLDSLFNMLPRTQVCA